ACTTTGACATTAGATATTGCATTGGAACAGGTGGTTATGGTAGTGTTTACAAAGCACAATTGCCTAGCGGTAAAGTTGTTGCCCTAAAAAAACTTCATCGCTTAGAGGCTGAGGACCCAAGTTTTGACAAGAGTTTCAAGAACGAGGTACAAATGCTAACGGAAATTCGGCATCGAAACATTGTGAAACTTCATGGCTATTGCTTGCATAAACGATGCATGTTTTTGGTTTATCAATACATGGAAAGGGGAAGCTTATTTTGTATCTTAAGCATTGATGTTGAAGCATTGGAATTAGATTGGCCTAAGAGGATGAACATTATCAAAAGCATAGCACATGCCTTATCTTACATGCATCATGAATGCATCCCAGTAATTATTCATCGTGATATATCAAGcaacaatattttattgaacTCTGAGCTAGAGGCTTTTGTCTCCGACTTTGGCACAACTAGACTACTTGATCCTGATTCCTCCAACCAAACTTTAGTTGTTGGGACCTATGGTTATATTGCCCCAGGTGAGTTTTTGTGTAATTATTATAACTATATCCTAATCCTTTAACACCTATTATTTTAAAAGGTTGGCCATGTGggaatttttataattatatccTGATTCCTCTAACCAAATGTTTACCTTATTGTTTGTTATATGAATTGAATCATGCAGGGTGCAAGCAATCATTTTCACTATGGAATTTTTATCCAATAACTACTCTTGACCAACCTTTTCaagtagaaaattaaaatatatatatttatataggataaatatattacatttttaaacagcttccatttattttcctaTGCAGAACTGGCATATACCATGGTGGTGACTGAAAAATGTGATGTTTATAGCTTTGGAATGGTGGCACTAGAAATATTAATGGGAAAACACCCTGGAGAACTGTTGACTTCATTATCAACGTTATCTTCTCAAAATTTGATGttaaaagaaatattagatCAACGTCTGCCACCACCAAATCATTCAATTGCACAAGATATTTTCTTTGCTGCTTCTGTAGCCTTTGCATGCTTACGCACCAAACCAAAGTCTCGACCTACAATGAAATGGGTGTCCCAAGAATGTTGTTCAGGTAAGAAACCACTAGCCATCCCCTTGCATGCAATTTCACTGTGGCAGTTAAGGAATCAAGAAACTTATATGATGGGAGAGACTGAAACTCAATCATTTAGTGCTTCTTGTTAGGTTGTGTATCACATGGTTTGGTGAacttatgagaaaagaaattgTTGTGTatgaatgattttctttttctttttctttttttta
This DNA window, taken from Quercus robur chromosome 2, dhQueRobu3.1, whole genome shotgun sequence, encodes the following:
- the LOC126703710 gene encoding probable leucine-rich repeat receptor-like protein kinase At1g35710, encoding MTYLYLDSNQFNGSIPQEIGNMKSLTDLNLSNNNIVGEIPSTIRHLTNLSFLSLSWNQISGSIPTELAKCSSLTNLSLSHNYLNGSIPSQFSDLISLRFIDLSYNNLIGNIHLYLVNLEFNLSYNSLKGQISNIFQNHSYDAFIGNKDLCGDLKGFSPCLSSSQIMSNIKMSLPLTIFFVLLLLWCFFYSRCWVIGKTQSNPSRTKNGDLFSIWNFDGKIAYEDIIEATKDFDIRYCIGTGGYGSVYKAQLPSGKVVALKKLHRLEAEDPSFDKSFKNEVQMLTEIRHRNIVKLHGYCLHKRCMFLVYQYMERGSLFCILSIDVEALELDWPKRMNIIKSIAHALSYMHHECIPVIIHRDISSNNILLNSELEAFVSDFGTTRLLDPDSSNQTLVVGTYGYIAPELAYTMVVTEKCDVYSFGMVALEILMGKHPGELLTSLSTLSSQNLMLKEILDQRLPPPNHSIAQDIFFAASVAFACLRTKPKSRPTMKWVSQECCSGKKPLAIPLHAISLWQLRNQETYMMGETETQSFSASC